From Burkholderia savannae, a single genomic window includes:
- a CDS encoding choline ABC transporter substrate-binding protein, with protein MKRNLIAAACGLAIAAAPLASARAGDPPTCKAVRFADVGWTDIAATTGLASTMLAGLGYAPTKTIASVPITFAGIKSKQIDVFLGYWSPTMDPMIAPFTKAGTIKVLAAPNLTGAKYTLAVPDYVYQGGLKSFADIQKYADKLNGKIYGIEPGNDGNALIKKMVDGNQFGLGKFKLVESSEAGMLVEVNRAIRDKQWIVFLGWEPHPMNVQMKIDYLSGGDDVFGPNYGEAKVLTATPPDYAARCPNVAKFVSNLQFTTSIENHVMLPIMNKEEPNKAAAEWLKANPQSLDKWLAGVTTFDGKPGLPAVKHYLGIQ; from the coding sequence ATGAAGCGAAATCTGATCGCGGCGGCCTGCGGGCTCGCCATCGCGGCCGCGCCGCTCGCGAGCGCCCGGGCGGGCGATCCGCCGACCTGCAAGGCCGTGCGCTTTGCGGACGTCGGCTGGACCGACATCGCCGCGACGACGGGGCTCGCGTCGACGATGCTCGCCGGGCTCGGTTATGCGCCGACGAAGACGATCGCGTCGGTGCCGATCACGTTCGCCGGGATCAAGAGCAAGCAGATCGACGTGTTTCTCGGCTACTGGTCGCCGACGATGGACCCGATGATTGCGCCGTTCACGAAGGCAGGCACGATCAAGGTGCTCGCCGCGCCGAACCTGACGGGCGCGAAGTACACGCTCGCGGTGCCCGACTACGTGTACCAGGGCGGCCTGAAGTCGTTCGCCGACATCCAGAAGTACGCGGACAAGCTGAACGGCAAGATCTACGGGATCGAGCCCGGCAACGACGGCAACGCGCTCATCAAGAAGATGGTCGACGGCAACCAGTTCGGCCTCGGCAAGTTCAAGCTCGTCGAGTCGAGCGAGGCGGGGATGCTCGTCGAAGTGAACCGCGCGATCCGCGACAAGCAGTGGATCGTGTTCCTCGGCTGGGAGCCGCATCCGATGAACGTGCAGATGAAGATCGATTACCTGAGCGGCGGCGACGACGTGTTCGGCCCGAATTACGGCGAAGCGAAGGTGCTGACCGCGACGCCGCCCGATTACGCGGCGCGCTGCCCGAACGTCGCGAAGTTCGTGTCGAATCTGCAGTTCACGACGTCGATCGAGAATCACGTGATGCTGCCGATCATGAACAAGGAAGAGCCGAACAAGGCGGCGGCCGAATGGCTGAAGGCGAACCCGCAGTCGCTCGACAAGTGGCTCGCCGGCGTGACGACGTTCGACGGCAAGCCGGGCCTGCCCGCCGTCAAGCATTACCTCGGCATCCAGTAA
- a CDS encoding aspartyl/asparaginyl beta-hydroxylase domain-containing protein: MAAIYDFGARKLRDLYDRRIHCGAELDAAALFPDAARFTGAWRAIRDEALAVSRDLSRIPRFHEIMREQAAISANDARDWRMFIMQAYGVRFPQNLGRCPTLASIVAASPDVLSASFSFLAPGKRIPPHRGPFRGILRGYLVLSMPRRADGAPAAVLKIDGRDYRLDDGQFLLWDDTFEHEVWNESDDVRIVLLLDIRRRDLPTALALLSGALIRIVRVAIRLRGGAIPV; this comes from the coding sequence ATGGCTGCCATCTACGATTTCGGCGCGCGCAAGCTGCGCGACCTCTACGATCGACGAATCCATTGCGGCGCCGAGCTGGACGCGGCCGCGCTGTTTCCGGACGCCGCGCGCTTCACGGGCGCGTGGCGCGCGATCCGCGACGAAGCGCTCGCGGTGTCGCGCGACCTGAGCCGGATTCCGCGCTTCCACGAGATCATGCGCGAGCAGGCGGCGATCTCCGCGAACGACGCGCGCGACTGGCGCATGTTCATCATGCAGGCATACGGCGTGCGCTTCCCGCAGAACCTCGGGCGCTGCCCGACGCTCGCGTCGATCGTCGCGGCGTCGCCCGACGTGCTGTCCGCGTCGTTCTCGTTTCTCGCGCCGGGCAAGCGCATCCCGCCGCACCGCGGGCCGTTTCGCGGCATCCTGCGCGGCTATCTGGTGCTGTCGATGCCCAGGCGCGCTGACGGCGCGCCCGCCGCCGTCCTGAAGATCGACGGCCGCGACTACCGCCTCGACGACGGCCAGTTCCTGCTATGGGACGACACGTTCGAGCACGAAGTCTGGAACGAGAGCGACGACGTGCGGATCGTGCTGCTGCTCGACATCCGCCGCCGCGACCTGCCGACCGCGCTCGCGCTGCTGTCGGGCGCGCTGATCCGGATCGTGCGCGTCGCGATCCGGCTGCGCGGCGGCGCGATTCCGGTCTAG
- a CDS encoding GlxA family transcriptional regulator encodes MTSAAAAAPADCAEPVSSVAHFGFLTLPNFSMIAFTSAVEVLRMANYVARADHYRWSIFSLDGAPVRASNGIAVRPTQPLDLDDPPDAMIVCGGIRIREAVDEPVRGALAALAARGVPLGGICTGAYALMACGLLDGYRCAVHWENLSALYAEFPQVRFADELFVVDRDRLTCTGGTAPLDLMLNLVGARLGPPLAAQVSEQFILERIRGATDPQPIPVDARVGFSRAELIEVVRLMEANIEEPLSLEELARLVRLSQRHVQRMFKVYLNVSPTHYYLTLRLKRARDLLRTTDASIARVTTICGFHSPCHFSKAYRAQFGHAPSHERRVPAR; translated from the coding sequence GTGACGTCCGCCGCCGCTGCCGCACCCGCCGACTGCGCCGAGCCGGTTTCCTCGGTCGCGCATTTCGGGTTCCTGACGTTGCCGAATTTCTCGATGATCGCGTTCACGAGCGCGGTCGAAGTGCTGCGCATGGCGAACTACGTCGCGCGCGCCGACCACTACCGCTGGTCGATCTTCTCGCTCGACGGCGCGCCCGTGCGCGCGAGCAACGGGATCGCGGTGCGGCCGACGCAGCCGCTCGACCTCGACGATCCGCCCGACGCGATGATCGTCTGCGGCGGCATCCGGATTCGCGAGGCGGTCGACGAGCCGGTGCGCGGCGCGCTCGCGGCGCTCGCCGCGCGCGGCGTGCCGCTCGGCGGCATCTGCACGGGCGCGTACGCGCTGATGGCGTGCGGGCTGCTCGACGGCTACCGGTGCGCGGTGCATTGGGAGAACCTGTCGGCGCTGTATGCGGAGTTTCCGCAGGTGCGCTTCGCCGACGAGCTGTTCGTCGTCGATCGCGACCGCCTGACCTGCACCGGCGGCACCGCGCCGCTCGACCTGATGCTGAACCTCGTCGGCGCGCGGCTCGGGCCGCCGCTCGCCGCGCAGGTCTCCGAGCAGTTCATTCTCGAGCGCATTCGCGGCGCGACCGATCCGCAGCCGATTCCGGTCGACGCGCGCGTCGGCTTCTCACGCGCGGAGCTGATCGAAGTCGTGCGGCTGATGGAGGCGAACATCGAGGAGCCGCTGTCGCTCGAGGAGCTCGCGCGGCTCGTGCGGCTGTCGCAGCGCCATGTGCAACGGATGTTCAAGGTCTATCTGAACGTGTCGCCGACACATTACTACCTGACGCTGCGCCTGAAGCGCGCGCGCGATCTGCTGCGCACCACCGACGCGTCGATCGCGCGCGTGACGACGATCTGCGGCTTTCATTCGCCGTGCCATTTCAGCAAGGCGTACCGCGCGCAGTTCGGCCATGCGCCGAGCCACGAGCGGCGCGTGCCGGCGCGCTGA
- the denD gene encoding D-erythronate dehydrogenase has translation MKVLITGGAGFLGQRLAKQLLARGELAGPDGAPRRIDELVLLDVVKGGDFGDPRVSAIVGDIGERAVLDAAIDARTHAIFHLAAIVSGQAEADFDLGMRINLDASRLLLDVCRARGHRPRIVFTSSVAVYGGALPELVEDDTALDPQSSYGVQKAIAELLLSDYTRRGFVDGRVLRLPTISVRPGRPNAAASSFASGIIREPLNGEEAVCPVPGGTRLWLLSPRRAIDALVAGCELDGAKLGNRRVINLPGISVTVDEMIDALREVAGIDAVKLIRRAEDERVVKIVGSWPGRWDTSRAEALGLKGDASFVDVIRNYVDDDRR, from the coding sequence ATGAAGGTTCTGATCACTGGCGGCGCCGGCTTTCTCGGCCAGCGTCTCGCGAAACAGCTGCTCGCGCGCGGCGAACTGGCCGGCCCGGACGGCGCGCCGCGGCGGATCGACGAGCTCGTGCTGCTCGACGTCGTCAAGGGCGGCGACTTCGGCGATCCGCGCGTGAGCGCGATCGTCGGCGACATCGGCGAGCGCGCCGTGCTCGACGCCGCGATCGACGCGCGCACGCACGCGATCTTCCATCTCGCCGCGATCGTCAGCGGCCAGGCGGAAGCCGATTTCGACCTCGGGATGCGCATCAACCTCGACGCGTCGCGCCTGTTGCTCGACGTGTGCCGCGCGCGCGGGCACCGGCCGCGCATCGTGTTCACGAGTTCGGTCGCGGTGTACGGCGGCGCGCTGCCCGAGCTCGTCGAGGACGACACCGCGCTCGATCCGCAGTCGTCGTACGGCGTGCAGAAGGCGATCGCCGAGCTGCTGCTGTCGGACTATACGCGCCGCGGCTTCGTCGACGGCCGCGTGCTGCGGCTGCCGACGATCAGCGTGCGGCCGGGCCGGCCGAACGCGGCGGCCTCGTCGTTCGCGAGCGGGATCATTCGCGAGCCGCTGAACGGCGAGGAGGCGGTCTGCCCGGTGCCGGGCGGCACGCGGCTTTGGCTGCTGTCGCCGCGCCGCGCGATCGACGCGCTCGTCGCCGGCTGCGAGCTCGACGGCGCGAAGCTCGGCAACCGGCGCGTGATCAACCTGCCGGGAATCTCGGTGACGGTTGACGAAATGATCGACGCGCTGCGCGAAGTCGCCGGCATCGACGCGGTGAAGCTGATCCGCCGCGCCGAGGACGAGCGCGTCGTGAAGATCGTCGGCAGCTGGCCGGGGCGATGGGACACGTCGCGCGCCGAAGCGCTCGGCCTGAAGGGCGATGCGAGCTTCGTCGACGTGATCCGCAACTACGTCGACGACGATCGGCGCTAA